GCTGAAGAATTTGGTCTCCAATCACCTCCAGTTCCAATCGTTGATCAGGGGCAAATTGCATCAAACGTTACCTAACGTGTTGTGTTTAATTTTTTATCTCCGAGCATCAGGTACCATCAGCCTCAACATCGTAGCATTGTATACCTACAACAAGAAGACCTATACCAAGGCGGAAAATGCTGAGCGGCTCCCAAATACGTTTACAGAACAGGGCAACCGATTATGGACTGTTAACGAAGGTCGATCAACATTTGAACAACGAACGATAGGGACAATTGACGAGTACCAAACATTATACTCAGAGTTACGGAAGAGTATATACCCGGCTCCCCCTGACAAGACTTCAAGGCAGTGGAGGCTGAGCCAATTTTACAATTTTCTAGTGTAATGCGTCCTAGATGGGCATAGAGAATTTTCACACAAAGGCAAAACCTTCGTGGCTGCCTAGACTCATTTAATTGAAACGGTTATTGTCATAATTATATCGTCATCATGGTCATATGCGGCTCTAGACATCGAGTCTAGACTGTACAGATTCATTTCTTTAAAAATCAGCCGGCTCAGGTAGCTTCTCCGGCGTCTCACGGAAAGTGTTGGTGATCAGACCCCGGAAGCTGGGAGACCAGTCGACGCGAGGAGTGAGAATGTCCAGGTTCCAGAGCTCAGCCACATATTTGAGAATAGAGGTGTGGGTGAATTCGTTAGGCTGGTCAGCCGGGCTATTCTGAACCACGCCTTTGCCCACCCATGGAGACATCAGAACGGTAGGTACTCTGATACCCAAACGGTCGAAATGGAAGGTAGCCTCTTGGCCGTCCTTGGCCGTTTCGGTATACGTCAGGTTATCGCCAGCCGGCACATTCTCAGGAGGAGACACATGGTCGGCAAAACCACCGTGCTCATCAAATGTCAGGATGAACAGCGTCTCGTTCCACTGCGGGGAAGAGCGCAACGCCTCGTAGATGCTCTTAATGAAGCCCTCGCCCATGTTGATTGGAGAAGGGGGGTGGAAGGACATATACGAACAGCATTCTGGGTTAATCCAGGTAAATTGAGGCAGCGTACCGGCCTTAGCATCATTGAAAAACTGGTCAATAGACTTCACGTTGGTGGTACCCTTGCCGCTCTTGGCAGTCCACTGGTAGAACAAAGAATCTGGAAGAAAACCAGTGGTGTTGGAATAGTTGATCCAGCTAATGCCGGCGGCCGAGAGCTGTTCGAAGATAGACACCTGAGGCAAGTTGGAGATATCGAAGTCGTGGTCATTTTGACCGTGACCGTGCGAGGTGCCCGAAGTCAGATACGCACGGTTGGGGTTGGTCGGCCCCGGAACCGCTGCGAACCAGCGGTCAAAGAGCACAAAGTTCTCGGCCATGGCATTGAAAACCGGCACGTGGTCCGGCGTGTAGTAGTTAATGACCTCGGCAGCGCGACTCAAATCGGAGCCGAGCCCGTAAGAGACAATCTGCTCTGTTACGAAGCCCTGCATGCCAGGCATGTCATTCTTCGCGTTGGGGTGATAGGTGCTATACACCTGCTGGTTACCACCGGTAATGCTGTGGTCCGGATCATCGGGGGCCACATTCTTCGCGATCGGTTTGGCGCAAACCTTCTCTGAGAATGGATCTGAAGCGTTTGATGGGTTGCAGTACTCGCGGTTGACCAACCCATCAATTTTGGCGTTGTATGTCAAGCCACCAGCAAACACGTCAAAACTCAGGTTCTCCTCGACCAATACCACCTATAGTGTTACTTAGTACTGAAGGTCGGGAAGGCTAACCATTCAGTAAATGACAGCAAGCGAAACATACCACGTTCTTAATCGGAGTGTCCTTGATAGGGTTTACCGGCTTGCCGTACGAAGGGCTTGAGGAACGGGCATGGGGAAGGCCGTTGATACCCAGCGCCAGGGAGAAGAACGCGAgcaaggaaatgatgctcATGATGAACAGCAGCACCGTGATAAGAGTCGTGCGCAGCCAGGGACGACGTGGTGTTTCTGGTGACCATGTCCCCGCCTTTATATGAGCAAGTCCATCCTCCTGTATAACCCGATCAGGCCTGAGGATCGGCTGCAATTCGGGCTTTGATGGGCCACGTGGGGCCGAAGGTGGTTGCCATTGCATGATGGAATGCAGTGGTGCTATCAGTTAGCTTCCTTGCAGAAGTCGACGAGGGTTGAATGTGAGTTTGTATCACACAGTAGTTACTAGTTAGTAGTAGGTGTAGTTTGCCGTGGGGTCGACAATCGATAAGGACCCTTTTGCAGGTGGGGCAAGCCTCAGGCCCAAAGGCTCCATTGGTGGTCGGCATGCGGTCTCATGGTTGGAGGAGGTCAGTGGATTGGCTGGGGAAAGACTCGGCATCACGGCAACTCCATACCGCAAGGGGCTTAactcttcccctctcatTCGGTCTAGAGTCAACAGACTTGCAAGCCCTAATCCGCCATCGTTCCAATTATTGATTCCTCTCAGGCATGTGCCATGCAAGGCATCAGGTTCCCGTGTCGATCCCCTGATGACAATCAAACTCTCCAACTTTTGAGTCTGTGATCGGAATGAATGACCTCGCTTGGGAACGGTCGGATTGGAGTCCTGGATATCCTCCGACAGGTCTGCAATCCGTGCGTCATTTTTGCAGACCTCGGATAGATATGTGACGAACTGGAACGTTGCTCTTCTGCTGGTTCCTTTTTTACTCTACCGGCTAGTTACATTCAGTTTCCCGTCTCTAGGAGAATTTGCTGGCCATCGACGGAAACTTTATCATTTGACCCCCTCAGGTGTTGACTTTTCTCCAAATACTTGTGAAGCTTAACCATGAGGACTAAGCACTGAAACCGCATATGCCGTAAAGGATCGGACCAGAAGATTAGCGGTGAGTGATCAGTCATGGCAAAGTATATTCCCTCCAATATAGCCCTGGATGCATGCCAGACACAATTTTCCCTCTCTAAATGGCCCGAAATGGAACTTATGGTCCAAGGACCCTAATACCATCATGGGGCTGGGGCCTCTCCGTCATGCGCGCAGATTCCAGAAACGATACAACGAGATCAGACAACCTTTTGAAATTATACTTCACTGTATTAGTGACTTTCACTAAAATAGTGTCCATGTCACTTGTGACCAACTCCTTCGTCTGGCAGTTGTGGTCCgatagtactccgtactcatCTACGAGATGCCCAAGTGTTACCTATCACGTAACATATCCTAGATGGGCAAATCCATGTCCATGCGGGCCATATCGGGAACCGTAGTGCCGAGAGATCCCTGCGGGCTATGAGCCATTTTTGATACCGTCCAACACGGCAGCTCATGTCGGCTTGAGACATACAGGAATATGGCGACACATATGGCATGGATACCCCTACTTGTCTTGCTGGATACCGAAAATATCTCGAAAGTAGAATATTTACATTTTAATGCCCTTCTAAGTCAGGTCGAGTATAAATCCAGAGAACCCGCCTTCCTGGTCCAACAaatgcatacatacatcaacaGCTGCCCGAGGGGTATATGATAAAAACTAAATAAAGACGCCATGCAAGGAAATCTGACACAAAATGAGCAAGGGAAAGTAGGGGAAGCTACTATGCTGTAGCAACTGGACGGTAGCCTGCGCATGAAGATCTTGCGGCGTTCTGGCAACGGGGGATCAACACTCCCCGCACAAAGTCTGGAGTCAAATCACATTGACCGTCTCACTGGAGTTTAGAAGGCGAAGCGATCTATGCCAATCACAAACCCAATTATCACGTCAGTTGATCCGGTCCTTTTGCTCTAGTCCCCCAACCAGTCGCTTCACTCCGGCCCATTCCTCGGCTGGCACATCTTCAGGAGTACCACTAAGACCCTTCCCTACCTCAAATACGGTGACAACCCCATCTAATCCACCTGTGGCAATCCGCCTTCCTTCGCGTTCCTCCCAGGCCACCTTGTTGAGACTACTCGTCAAAATGCCACCACGGCCCTTGGACGGCGTGGTCCGCACAACTGGTACTTCCGTATCCGTGTAGAGGTCCCAAATTTCGAGGTTTCCAGC
This window of the Aspergillus oryzae RIB40 DNA, chromosome 8 genome carries:
- a CDS encoding putative phosphatidylglycerol specific phospholipase (phospholipase C), yielding MQWQPPSAPRGPSKPELQPILRPDRVIQEDGLAHIKAGTWSPETPRRPWLRTTLITVLLFIMSIISLLAFFSLALGINGLPHARSSSPSYGKPVNPIKDTPIKNVVVLVEENLSFDVFAGGLTYNAKIDGLVNREYCNPSNASDPFSEKVCAKPIAKNVAPDDPDHSITGGNQQVYSTYHPNAKNDMPGMQGFVTEQIVSYGLGSDLSRAAEVINYYTPDHVPVFNAMAENFVLFDRWFAAVPGPTNPNRAYLTSGTSHGHGQNDHDFDISNLPQVSIFEQLSAAGISWINYSNTTGFLPDSLFYQWTAKSGKGTTNVKSIDQFFNDAKAECCSYMSFHPPSPINMGEGFIKSIYEALRSSPQWNETLFILTFDEHGGFADHVSPPENVPAGDNLTYTETAKDGQEATFHFDRLGIRVPTVLMSPWVGKGVVQNSPADQPNEFTHTSILKYVAELWNLDILTPRVDWSPSFRGLITNTFRETPEKLPEPADF